The genomic region GCTAGTTCAAATAAATTTGTTAATCCTGCAGCCATAGCTAAAAATTCTTTGTATACATAAACTAAAATATATTTTTTCCCTACATGTATTGGAAATGCAAACCAATCATGTGGATTTTCAATATTTATTTTATTTAAAATAGGTGAATCGATGACCTTGAATAAACCTTTTCTTTTATTTGATTTTGTATAGAATATTACAGGAGGTTCAAAAACAACACCCCATACAAATGGAACCTTATATAAATTTTCATCTCCGTTTAAAACTTTATCTTTAAAATTTGGGGTATCAATGGAGAAAGCAACTTGAGCTCCACTTGGTAATTGCCTTAAAACTTTTAATCTATCATCGGAAACATTAATTAATATTTGTCTATAAAAATTAGTAATCAGACTTTTGAAATCTGTATTATTTTTTACCAACATCATTTCCTTATATATTTTTTGAATACCATTAGAAACAAATTTATTTTTTTGTATCATAAATCTATGTTTGTTTCTCCAGAGATTATAGATACGTTCAACGAATTTTACTATTTGTTCTTTTTTATCACTTAATTTTGGAAAGCTATAAAAAGGTGATGCATCTATTTCATCAATCTTCTCAGCTGATAATGCAAATAACATTTTTACTATTTGATCTAGATCATAACGTTCCTCTATTTCCACCGCATCTTCGTTTTTAAGAAATAACGTAAAAAATGTTAATAAACTTTCATTTCTTTCTTCTAAATCTTTTAAAAATTCTATAACTAAATCTTTTAAAATTTTACTATGAATAATTTGTGCGTTTGATGAATAAGATACACTACCATCAATTAAAACAGTTCTCGACATAAAATCACCCCTTATCTTGTATTTTCAATACAATTATACCACAAAATATCTTTCTTGACATTTTTTAGAATAAAAAATATAAAATTCCATATTTTTAAATCAAAAATACAACTTTTAATGATAAAATATAAATAGAAATATTGTATAGAAAATACAAAAAAGATGTAGGAGGTAATTACTATGTTCAGAATATTATTGAAGGGAAAAATTCATAGGGCAACCGTTACCGAAAAAAATATTCACTATGAAGGAAGTATTACTGTAGATGAAGAATTAATGGAACTTGCAGATATTGAAGAGAATGAATTGGTTCAAATAGTAGATGTAAATAATGGAGCGAGATTTGAAACATATGTTATAAAAGGCGAAAGAGGGTCAAGAATAATAGGTTTGAATGGGGCAGCAGCAAGAATGGTTGAGTTAGGAGATAAGGTAATTATTATGGCATATGGACTATATTCAAAAGAAGAAAAAAGTAACCCAAAGATAGTTGTAGTAGATGACAAAAATAATCCAAAAATATTGAAAAATCATGAAGAACCGAGAACGGAGTGTTGAATTTGAAAGTATTGGGGGTAGTAGTAGAATATAACCCTTTTCATAATGGGCATTTATATCATTTAAAAAAAGCTAAGGAACTTATAAATCCAGATTTTACTGTAGCAGTTATGAGCGGTAATTTTGTTCAACGCGGGGAACCAGCTATTATTGATAAATTTTCTAGGGCAGAAATAGCACTAGAAATGGGAATAGATATAGTTTTTGAACTCCCGTTTTTATACTCAATTCAAGATGCTAATGGTTTTGCCTTTGGTTCGATAGGGTTATTAGATAGAACAAATGTAGTAACAGATGTAGTATTTGGTAGTGAATCTGCTGATATAAAAACGTTAAACATAATAGCCGAAACTTTGTATAAACAACCAGAAGATTACCAAATATTACTAAAAAAATATTTAAAAAAGGGTTATTCTTTCCCAAATGCCAGAAAATATGCTTTAATAGACTATTTTGAAACTAAAAAGTTATTAGATAAAGATGAAATATTAATTATTGAAAAATCAAATGATATTCTTGGTTTAGAATATCTTATAGCATTAAAAAAATTAAATTCTAAAATTATTCCTCATACAATAAGGCGAAAGGGATCAAATTATAATGATGAAAATTTTAGCGGTAATTTTTCTAGTGCTACAGCAATTAGAAAATTATGGAAGGAAAAAAAATATGATTTAATAAAAGCTTCGGTACCATCAAAAACATTTGAAATAATAAAAAGAGAAGAACAACTAGGCAAAGCACCCATATTTATTGAAGATTTTGAAATTTCATTTTTATCTTATTTAAGAACGCTAAGTAGAGATAATTTAAAAAAATATTATGGTGTAAATGAAGGTCTTGATCAAAGAATAATAGAAGCTGCAAAGCATACCAATACAATTAAAGAGTTATATCATAATATTAAATCTAAAAGATTTACATATACGAGAATTAAAAGGACATTATTAAATATATATTTTGGCATAACAAATGAATTAATTGAAAATATAAATAATACAGGCCCTCAATATTTAAGAGTCTTGGGCTTTACGGAAAAAGGTAGAGAATTATTATCAGTAATGAGAAATAGGGTTGAATATCCTATAATAACAACACCCTCTAATTATATTTCAATAATAAAGAATATTGAAAGAGATTTAAAGAATAAAAGAAAAATGTGGAGCATTGATAAAAAGACATATTTTAAAATGATAGAATATGATTTTAAAGCTACCAATGTATATTCACTTTATTATAAAAATAAAGAATATTCTAAATATGAGTTAGACAAAAAAATGAAAATAATATATAGAAAGGGGAAAGTATGAAAAAACATATTTTAATAATTGTAATTATTGTCTTATCAATAATGCTGTTTTCAAGAAATGTAACTATTTATTATACACAAGCTGCATCATCTGTGTATATACTAGGGGATTTTACCGATTTTAAACCTGTTAGTATGGATAAATCAAATACTGGTATATGGAAAAAAGTTTTTAATTTAAATGAAGGAAAATATAAATATTTATTTTTAGTTGATAATGAAAAGATTTTGGATTATAAAAATCCAAATACAATATATTATAATGGAGAATTATATTCAGTATTAACAGTAGAAAGTGAAGAAACATATATTCCGTCTATAAATGATGGAATAATTGGAGTAGTAAAGCATAATGTTGAAAGAAAATTTATAAATCCAGTTAAACCAGGAGAAATATATCTTTCCTTGGAAGTTCAAAAAAATGATGTTCAAGATGTTATATTTATAGGTAATGGAAAAATGTTAAAAAAAGAAAAATTAATATATGACAATTCAGAAATGTATAGATTTCATATTTTTACACCTTCAAATATTTTAAAATATAAATTTTTGATAAAAGATGGAAAAATTTCTTTAGAATATCCTGAAAATTATTATTTTGAATTTGACTTTGATAAACCAATTATCAAATATTTAAATGTTCCCGAATGGTCTAAAGGAAGAATATATTATCAAATATTTCCAGAAAGATTTAGAAATGGCGATAAAAATAATGATCCAAAATATACAAATAATTGGTATGGACCTTACACATCTTCATCTTTAGGATCAAATGGTTTTTATGGTGGTGATCTTGAAGGTGTGATAAAATCCATAGATTATTTGAAAGATTTAGGAATAGAGGCAATTTATTTCAATCCTATTTTTGAATCTGTATCCAGCCATAAATATGATACAAAGGATTATTTAAAAATAGATCCACATTTTGGAGATGAAAAAACATTTGAAAAATTAATAAATGAATTAAAAGAAAATAATATTAAAATAGTCTTAGATGGTGTTTTTAATCATTCTGGGGATGAATTTTTTGCCATGCAGGATATATTTAGAAATCAAAAAAATTCAAAATATTTGAATTGGTATTTTATAAAAAAATTCCCTGTAACAAAATCAGCTGATAGTTATCTTTCGTGGTGGGGGTATGCTGATTTACCTAAATTAAATGTGGATTATTATGGTGTTAAAGCATACATCTCTTCTGTAATTGGTAAATGGATGGAATACGGGATTGATGGATGGCGTTTAGATGCTGCAGATCAAGTTAAAGAATCATTTTGGGAAAAGTTCTTTTATCCTTTGGTGAAAGGAATTAATAATAAAGCAATAATTAGTGGTGAATATTGGAAAGACTCTACAAGATTTTTTGAATATCCAGCATTTGATACTGTAATGAATTATCTTTTTAGAGATGCAACTCTTGGTTATGCAAAGGGTGGAAGTGCTTCTAATTTTGTAAGAAATACCAATTCATATTTAGAAAAATATCCACCTCAAGTTTTAAATTCTCTGTGGAATATGTTGGATAGTCATGATACTTCTAGAGTATTGACAGAATTAAATGGTGATATTAATAAATTAAAAATAGCTGTAGGAATTCAAATGACATTTGTAGGAGCTCCAGTAATATATTATGGTGATGAAATTGGATTAGATGGTGGAAAAGATCCATGGTGTAGAAAACCATTTCCATGGGATAAAGAATTTTGGAATATGGATATATATAATTATTATAAAAAAATGATTAAATTAAGAAAAGAACATGAAGCATTGAGATATGGAGAGTATGAAGTTTTAAAAACAAAATTAGGAGCGTTAGTATATAAGAGATATACAGATACTGATGAAGTTATAGTAATAACAAATTCAAGAAAAATACCAGTAAAATTAAATATGAAATTAAATGGAAAATATATAGATTTTTTCACAGGTAATGAGGTTAATTCAATAGACAAAATATCAGGATTAAGTATCCAGATTTTAATAAGGCAGTGATTTATATGTATTATTATGAAGTAGCGGTGTTTGGTACATATACATATAATACATTTACATATTCATATGAAGAAAAATTAGCACCCGGTCAAAGGGTGCTAATTGAATTTAGAAATCAACAAAAGTTAGGAGTAATTCTTTCGGAAACCAATAAAAAAGATTACAAAATAAAGGAAATAGAATTAGTAATTGATAATATTCCATTGATAAATAATTCTCATATAAAATTGATTTATTCTGCATCTAAGAAATTTTTCATGCCTATAAGTGAAATAGCAAGATTGTTATTTCCTCCATTATCTTCAGATAAACTTAAAATTAAAATATTACCAAAATCATCACTATCAGGTATTGAAAAACCAATATTTTTAAATGAATATTATAAAAAATTTAAAAATAGAAAAGAAGCTAATAAACATATAAAAGAATTAATAAAAAATGATTTAATCAGTTTATCGGTTCATATTAAAAAAACTATTGAAAAAAAGAACAATATTATAATACTGAAGAAAAATATAGATGAAATACTAAATGAAAAAATATCAAAATCTGCGATGAGAGTAATAAATTATTTAATAGAAAAAGAAAAAGTATTAGAAGAAGAATTATATAATAATAAAATTATTTATAGGGGGTCAACGGTACTAAATACGCTTGTTAAAAAGGGTATTATTGAAATTATAAGTTCAAAAGAAGAAAATAATGAAGAATTTAAAGTAGAACTAACAGAGAAACAAAATGAAATATTGGAAGATTTATTAAAAGAAAAAGAATCAATAGATCTTTTATATGGAGTAACAGGAAGTGGTAAAACGGAAATATTTTTTGAAGTAATGGAAAAATATATTGAAGAAGGGAAGAAAATTTTAATTATAATTCCTGAGATTTCATTAACTCCACAATTTTTATACAGAATAAAAAGAAGATTTCCAGAAAATAAAATAGGAATTTATCATTCTAATATAAATTCCACCGAAAGAATAAAAACTTGGTACAAAGCAGTAAATGGTGAAATAGATATTATAGTTGGTACAAGAAGTGCTGTATGGATACCAATAAAAGATTTAGGAATGATAATAATAGATGAAGAACATGATCATTCATTATATCAATTTGATCAAATTTCTTATGATGCTGTAGAAATAGGTTATATGAGGGCAAAAATAGAAAATATTAAATTAATATTATCATCTGCCACACCTACTCTAAAAGAAATGAAAAGGGCATTTGAAAATAAAATTAATTTATATGAATTAAAAGAAAGAGTCTATACAGAAATGCCAGATATTGAAATTATTGATATGAAAAAAGAAGAAAAGTTAAGCTGGATATTTACAAAAAAAGTATTAGAAGAAATAAAAGAAACTTTAAAGAAAGAAGAAAAGGTTTTAATATTTTCACCGACAAAAGGGTATGCAAATTATTTAATTTGTACAAATTGTGGTAATGTGTTAAAATGTGAAAATTGTGATGTTTCATATACTTATCATAGATACGAAAATAAATTAAAGTGTCATTATTGTGGAAGTGAAAAAAAAGTTCCGTCAGCCTGTCCTGCCTGTGGGAATCCAGAGTTACAATTAAGGGGTTATGGTACAGAAAGAGTTGTAAATGAATTATTGAAATTTTTTCCAAATAAGAAAATTATCAGAATGGATAGAGAAATAATAAAAACAAATGATGATTTATATAAAGCATTTGAGGAAATAAAAAAAGAAGGGCCAGCTATAGTAGTTGGGACTAAAATGATTACTAAAGGGTTAGATATAGCAGATATTAAGTTAGTAGTAATTTTAGATAGCGATAGATATTTAAATTTTCCAGAATATACATCACAAGAACATACAGCTTCTTTATTAATTCAGGTTGCTGGACGTTCGGGAAGAAGAGAAAAAGGGAAAGTATTAATACAAACATTTAAATCGGGAAGCCCATTTTTCGAATATATTAAAGAACATGATTTTGATAATGTGATTGAATTGGAATTAAATAACAGAAAAAAATATAAATATCCACCTTACTCAGATCTGCTATTGCTGATATTTTCTCATCCTAATCAAGAGCAAGCATTAAAAGAAGCAGAAGAGTTTTATAAATTATTAGAAAAAAAGTTTACTGAGATAGAAATAATGGAACCAACAGAACCATTAATATCAAAATTAAGAGGACAATATCGATATCAAATTGTGATTAAGGGAAATATTGATCATGATAAATTTTATGAAATAATAAAAAAATATAATAAAAAAATGTATGTTTATTTAAACCCACCGACAACATTATTATAAACCCAAATTTGACTCTTATCAATATTTTATATTTTCTATCATAGTATTATACCAAAATTTTATTTATGTAAATCAATTTTAGGTAAATTTTTAGGAGGTATTATTATGAAGAAGTTATTTTTAGGGGTATTTTTATTGCTTGTTTTTATTTCTTTTGCAGCTTTTAGTGGTACAAAATTTTCAGTATTGGGTATTTATACAATGAATTTAGATGATCCTGATAATTATGTTGATGTTTTTCCAATAACTTATTTTGATATTGGAATTACATCAAATGTAATGTTAAGGTTCAATGATTATGTAACACTACCTTCATCCACACTTTCATATGATTTAAATGATAAGACGTTAAAATTTAAACTTCCAAGATATTATTATTTACAATATAAAATAGGATATGATGTTTTGCTTATGTTTGGTAAATTTAAATTTAGAGATTATCCATACGATATAAGATCAGATTATTCATTTAGAGTAGGTGGTTTTAGAGATGATTTAGGAGATAAAAATTACACTTTGAATCCTATGAATATGGCAGTAGGTGGATACATAAAACCATTTGGTGAGATAAAATTTGGTGGTGCATATGATTTAGAAAATAAATCAATTTATGCTTATGCTGGTTTAGATGATAGATATACAAAATATATGTTCTATTTGTCCCAGGATAATAGTCGTAAAAAATATGAATATAGAAATATTGATGTATTATCGGCTTCCTTTGCGGGATATAATTCCGTAAAATGGAGCAGAAAACTTATTACTCAATTATATTATGGTGTGGGATATGCTGTACCTTCAACCGTTGATTCTATTTCTGAAATAACAAATAATATTTCAGATTTAGTTAAAATATTACCATCACCTAAAATTGCTTTAGGTGGAAAGATAAATTATTATCCAGTTTATTTAAAGGGAATAATGTATTATAATATGGATCAAAATAATGAGAATATATATTATCTTGATGTAGATGCTGCTACAAATAATCCTTCAAATAAAACATGGTTATTTGAAGGAAGATTAGGTTATTATTTGCCTAGACCATGGAAAATGGAATTATTCTTCCAAGGGAATTCTTTGGATGATGGAATTTTAACTGATTACATTACAAATTATGGAATTAAATTAATGGGTGAAGATTTTGATTTGACTTTTGCTATGAAAGATATTAATGGTAGAGTAGATGGAGAACAAAAATTTGTTATGAATTTTACAACATGGACAGATTTTGTTATAACTGAAAGACCATTAACAAAAATATTGTTTTAAAATATCAAATAGTGAAATGGTTAGCGTTAAATCATTAAAACAAGGTATAAAAGGAATTAGATATAGATTCACAAATGATTAACGAATTTTACAAACCTGTAAGTTGACAAATAGACAGAAAAATGATAAGATATATCTCGGACGCGGACGAAGAGGTCTGCGAGAGAGAAAGAAGAGGAAAAGAAGAAGCTCCTTGACAAGTGAACAGAGACACCCAGCGGAAGTAAAAAAGTGAGAGTTGAGATCGAACTCGAAATCTTGGATGGAGGGTTTGATCCTGGCTCAGGGCGAACGCTGGCGGCGTGCTTAACACATGCAAGTCGAACGAGGAGGCAGTCTTCGGGCTGTAGTACTAGTGGCGAACGGGTGAGTAACGCGTAGGAAAGTGTCCTCCAGACCGGGACAACCACTGGAAACGGTGGCTAATACCGGATAAGACCGAGAGGTGAAAGCGTGCTACGGCATGGCTGGAGGAGCTGCCTGCGACCCATCAGGTAGTTGGTAGGGTAAAAGCCTACCAAGCCGACGACGGGTAGCCGGCGTGAGAGCGTGGCCGGCCACAGGGGGACTGAGACACGGCCCCCACTCCTACGGGAGGCAGCAGTGGGGAATATTGGACAATGGGGGAAACCCTGATCCAGCGACGCCGCGTGGAGGAAGAAGTCCTTCGGGACGTAAACTCCTGAACTTATCGAACAATAAGGTGAGTAGGGAATGACTCACTGATGAGGGTAGATAAGGAAAAGCCCCGGCTAACTACGTGCCAGCAGCCGCGGTAATACGTAGGGGGCGAGCGTTGCCCGGAATCACTGGGCGTAAAGGGGGTGTAGGCGGTCAATTAAGTCAGATGTAAAAGATCCTGGCTCAACCAGGGGGTTGCGTCTGAAACTGATTGACTTGAGGTTACTAGAGGGAGACGGAATTACCTGTGTAGCGGTGAAATGCGTAGATACAGGTAAGAAGGCCGGTGGTGAAGACGGTCTCCTGGGGTAAACCTGACGCTGAGGCCCGAAAGCTAGGGGAGCAAACCGGATTAGATACCCGGGTAGTCCTAGCCGTAAACGATGCCCACTAGGTGTGAGCGGTAGTACCGTTCGTGCTGAAGCTAAGGCGATAAGTGGGCCGCCTGGGGAGTACGTCCGCAAGGATGAAACTCAAAGGAATTGACGGGGACCCGCACAAGCGGTGGAGCGTGTGGTTTAATTCGAAGCTAAGCGAAGGACCTTACCAGGGCTTGACATATAGGTGGTAGGATGCAGAGATGTATCCGACCTGGTACTTCGGTACTGGGAGCCTAAACAGGTGGTGCACGGCCGTCGTCAGCTCGTGCCGTGAGGTGTTGGGTTAAGTCCCGCAACGAGCGCAACCCTTGCCGTTAGTTGCCAGCACGTAAAGGTGGGAACCCTAACGGGACAGCCGCCGACGAGGCGGAGGAAGGAGGGGATGACGTCAGGTAATCGTGCCCCTTATGTCCTGGGCGACACACGCGCTACAATGGTAGGGACAGAGGGCAGCGAGGCCGAAAGGTGGAGCGAATCCCAGAAACCCTACCCCAGTTCAGATTGCAGTCTGAAACCCGACTGCATGAAGCCGGAATCGCTAGTAATCGCAGGTCAGCCACACTGCGGTGAATACGTTCCCGGGTCTTGTACACACCGCCCGTCAAGCCACCCGAGTTGGAAACGCCCGAAGATGGCCAGGCTAACCGAAAGGAGGCCGGTTATTGAGGGTGGAGTCAGCGAGGGGGGCTAAGTCGTAACAAGGTAGGTGTACCGGAAGGTGCGCCTGGATCACCTCCTTTCTAAGGAGAAAAAAATGGGTGTCTCTGTTCAGTAGTGAAGGAGTAGGGGTAGTAGCTCAACTGGGAGAGCGTCTGCCTTGCACGCAGAAGGTTAGGGGTTCAAGTCCCCTCTACTCCACCAGCTCATTGACAAGTGCATAGTGAAAGATAAGGTCAAGGTAAAAAGGGCTTACGGAGGATGCCTAGGCGACGGGAGGCGAAGAAGGACGTGGCAAGCTGCGAAAAGCCACGGGGAGCTGCAAGCGAGCGTAGATCCGTGGATATCCGAATGGGGCAACCCGAAGATCCCGAAAGGGAGGCGAACCCGGGGAAGGGAAACATCTTAGTACCCGGAGGAAAAGAAATCAAGAGAGATTCCCTGAGTAGTGGCGAGCGAAAGGGGAGGAGCCCAAACCAGTTAGGTGTAAAAGGGTGCAGCCGTTGCCTAACTGGGGTAGAGGGAAGTAATCGGAGCCAACTGCATGAGGCTCGGGAGTGAAATATGTATAGCCGAAGTATCTGGGAAGGTACACCGAAGAGGGTGAAAGTCCCGTAGGCGAAATACATAGAAGCTCCTGGATTACTCTCCCAAGTAGCGTGGGACACGAGGAATCCTGCGTGAATCAGGGTGGACCACCATCCAAGGCTAAATACTACCCGTCGACCGATAGCGGAAAAGTACCGTGAGGGAAAGGTGAAAAGGACCCCGGGAGGGGAGTGAAAGAGAACCTGAAACCGTAAGCCTACAAGAAGTGGGAGCTCTGAGAGGAGTGACCGCGTGCCTTTTGATTAATGTGCCCACGAATTGCATGCATTGGCGAGGATAAGCCGGGAGAGGTGGATCCGAAGTGAAAGCGAGCCTGAAAAGGGCGTAGAGTCAATGTATGCAGACCCGAAGCCAGGTGAGCTATCCATGGGCAGGGTGAAGTTGCGGTGAAACGCAATGGAGGCCCGAACCGGTATGCAGTGAAACGCATTCGGATGACCTGTGGATAGGGGTGAAAAGCCAACCGAACCTGGTGATAGCTGGATCTCCCCGAAACGTGTGTAGGCACGGCCTCAACCAAGAGTAACGGGGGTAGAGCACTGATAGGCGTAGGGGGGTAACCTCCGAAACTTGTCAAACTCCGAATACCGTTACTTAGTGGTTGGGAGACAGACTGTGGGGGAAAAGCTCCATGGTCGAGAGGGAAACAGCCCAGACCGCCAGCTAAGGGCTCGAAGAGATAGCTAAGTGTGAAAGGTAGTGGACTGCCAGAGACAGCCGGGATGTTGGCTTAGAAGCAGCCATCATTAAAAGAGTGCGTAACAGCTCACCGGTTGAGGCGGACTGCGCCGAAAATGTAAGGAGGCTGAAGCTATACTCCGAAGCTGCGGAATCTGCGGATTGGTAGGGGAGCATTGTGCAGTAGGGAGAAGGCATATCGTGAGGTATGTTGGACGAAGCACAAGAGCGGATGTGGGCATGAGTAACGAGAGGAAGGTGAGAATCCTTCCCCCCGAAAGCCCAAGGGTACCTGGGGAAGGGTCGTCCGCCCAGGGTAAGCCGGGACCTAAGGTGAATCCGAAAGGAGTAACCGATGGAAAACAGGTAAAGAATCCTGTGCCATACATGACCGATAGTAAGAGGGGTGACGCAGAAGGTAAAGCCTCGTGAGCAAGTGGCAGGCTCATCTAAGCGCAAAGGTCTGAGAAGCTGGTAGGTAAATCCGCCGGTGGAGGCTGAAGCGTGATGGGGAGGACGTAGGTCCAACGAGGTGGTAGCCAGGCTGCCAAGAAAAACCTCGCTTACTGGTTGATGTATGCCCGTTCCGAAAACCGACACAGGTGGGCGAGCTGAGAAGGCTAAGGGGAGCAGGCTAACCTCCGCTAAGGAACTCGGCAAAATAGCCCCGTAACTTCGGGAGAAGGGGTGCTCCTTGATGTGGTTTATACTGCATTGGGGAGTCGCAGTGACAAGGTCCAGGCGACTGTTTACCAAAAACACAGGACTCTGCGAACTCGAAAAGAGGACGTATAGGGTCTGACGCCTGCCCAGTGCCGGAAGGTTAAGGGGAGTGCTGAGAGGTACGAACCGAAGCCCCGGTAAACGGCGGCCGTAACTATAACGGTCCTAAGGTAGCGAAATTCCTTGTCGGGTAAGTTCCGACCTGCATGAATGGCGTAACGATTTGGACACTGTCTCAGCGGAGGGCCTGGTGAAATTACAGACTGGGTGAAGATGCCCAGTACCCGCAGTTAGACGGAAAGACCCCGTGGAGTTTTACTGTAGCCTGACATTGTAACTTGTCATGTTGTGTACAGGATAGGTGGGAGGCAGAGAAACCTGCTCGCAAGGGTAGGTGGAGCCGCTGGTGGGATACCACCCTCAGCATGATGGGTTACTAACCATTGACTGTGAAGAGCAGTGATGGGACAGTGTTAGGTGGGCAGTTTGACTGGGGCGGTCGCCTCCTAAAGAGTAACGGAGGTGCGCGAAGGTAGGCTCATGTGGGTTGGAAATCCACAGGAGAGTGTAAAGGCAAAAGCCTGCCTGACTG from Marinitoga aeolica harbors:
- the panD gene encoding aspartate 1-decarboxylase; amino-acid sequence: MFRILLKGKIHRATVTEKNIHYEGSITVDEELMELADIEENELVQIVDVNNGARFETYVIKGERGSRIIGLNGAAARMVELGDKVIIMAYGLYSKEEKSNPKIVVVDDKNNPKILKNHEEPRTEC
- a CDS encoding nucleotidyltransferase codes for the protein MKVLGVVVEYNPFHNGHLYHLKKAKELINPDFTVAVMSGNFVQRGEPAIIDKFSRAEIALEMGIDIVFELPFLYSIQDANGFAFGSIGLLDRTNVVTDVVFGSESADIKTLNIIAETLYKQPEDYQILLKKYLKKGYSFPNARKYALIDYFETKKLLDKDEILIIEKSNDILGLEYLIALKKLNSKIIPHTIRRKGSNYNDENFSGNFSSATAIRKLWKEKKYDLIKASVPSKTFEIIKREEQLGKAPIFIEDFEISFLSYLRTLSRDNLKKYYGVNEGLDQRIIEAAKHTNTIKELYHNIKSKRFTYTRIKRTLLNIYFGITNELIENINNTGPQYLRVLGFTEKGRELLSVMRNRVEYPIITTPSNYISIIKNIERDLKNKRKMWSIDKKTYFKMIEYDFKATNVYSLYYKNKEYSKYELDKKMKIIYRKGKV
- a CDS encoding alpha-amylase family glycosyl hydrolase, translating into MKKHILIIVIIVLSIMLFSRNVTIYYTQAASSVYILGDFTDFKPVSMDKSNTGIWKKVFNLNEGKYKYLFLVDNEKILDYKNPNTIYYNGELYSVLTVESEETYIPSINDGIIGVVKHNVERKFINPVKPGEIYLSLEVQKNDVQDVIFIGNGKMLKKEKLIYDNSEMYRFHIFTPSNILKYKFLIKDGKISLEYPENYYFEFDFDKPIIKYLNVPEWSKGRIYYQIFPERFRNGDKNNDPKYTNNWYGPYTSSSLGSNGFYGGDLEGVIKSIDYLKDLGIEAIYFNPIFESVSSHKYDTKDYLKIDPHFGDEKTFEKLINELKENNIKIVLDGVFNHSGDEFFAMQDIFRNQKNSKYLNWYFIKKFPVTKSADSYLSWWGYADLPKLNVDYYGVKAYISSVIGKWMEYGIDGWRLDAADQVKESFWEKFFYPLVKGINNKAIISGEYWKDSTRFFEYPAFDTVMNYLFRDATLGYAKGGSASNFVRNTNSYLEKYPPQVLNSLWNMLDSHDTSRVLTELNGDINKLKIAVGIQMTFVGAPVIYYGDEIGLDGGKDPWCRKPFPWDKEFWNMDIYNYYKKMIKLRKEHEALRYGEYEVLKTKLGALVYKRYTDTDEVIVITNSRKIPVKLNMKLNGKYIDFFTGNEVNSIDKISGLSIQILIRQ
- the priA gene encoding replication restart helicase PriA; the protein is MYYYEVAVFGTYTYNTFTYSYEEKLAPGQRVLIEFRNQQKLGVILSETNKKDYKIKEIELVIDNIPLINNSHIKLIYSASKKFFMPISEIARLLFPPLSSDKLKIKILPKSSLSGIEKPIFLNEYYKKFKNRKEANKHIKELIKNDLISLSVHIKKTIEKKNNIIILKKNIDEILNEKISKSAMRVINYLIEKEKVLEEELYNNKIIYRGSTVLNTLVKKGIIEIISSKEENNEEFKVELTEKQNEILEDLLKEKESIDLLYGVTGSGKTEIFFEVMEKYIEEGKKILIIIPEISLTPQFLYRIKRRFPENKIGIYHSNINSTERIKTWYKAVNGEIDIIVGTRSAVWIPIKDLGMIIIDEEHDHSLYQFDQISYDAVEIGYMRAKIENIKLILSSATPTLKEMKRAFENKINLYELKERVYTEMPDIEIIDMKKEEKLSWIFTKKVLEEIKETLKKEEKVLIFSPTKGYANYLICTNCGNVLKCENCDVSYTYHRYENKLKCHYCGSEKKVPSACPACGNPELQLRGYGTERVVNELLKFFPNKKIIRMDREIIKTNDDLYKAFEEIKKEGPAIVVGTKMITKGLDIADIKLVVILDSDRYLNFPEYTSQEHTASLLIQVAGRSGRREKGKVLIQTFKSGSPFFEYIKEHDFDNVIELELNNRKKYKYPPYSDLLLLIFSHPNQEQALKEAEEFYKLLEKKFTEIEIMEPTEPLISKLRGQYRYQIVIKGNIDHDKFYEIIKKYNKKMYVYLNPPTTLL